A genomic segment from Juglans regia cultivar Chandler chromosome 14, Walnut 2.0, whole genome shotgun sequence encodes:
- the LOC108989224 gene encoding putative L-type lectin-domain containing receptor kinase II.2 yields MATVLRSLHLLMILYISSIPLNFAQDKSQFIYNGFSQANLHLDGIAEILPNGLLQLTDSSNQKLGHAFYQLPINFSTISSLSFSTNFVFAMVPQEQEPELGGHGIAFTISPSRSFNGLESQYLGLFNYSNNGLTSNHILAVELDPVKSPEFEDIDNHVGIDVNDLRSLESAPAAYYSNEERRNISLELQSGNRMQLWIDYDEAEKLLNVTLAPIRTPKPDCPLLSTPINLSKIVLESMYVGFSASTGSVSSHHYILGWSFNKSGQAQSLDISRLPTLPPRRKQIVLIRALLIVAVVLLITITGAAYYFWRKKYEEVREDWESEYGTHRFSYKSLYKATKGFKAKEIIGEGGFGKVYRGTLPSNEQIAVKRVSHDSQQGMKEFVAEIISMGRLRHRNLVRLLGYCRRRGELLLIYDYMPHGSLDRFLYSNGRKHLNWLQRFRILRGVASGLLYLHEGWEQTVIHRDIKAGNVLLDAEMNGRLGDFGLARLYDHDTNSQTTLVAGTVGYLAPELTRTGRATTYTDVYAFGAFMLEVACGRKPIERMGMPEELVLVDWVFECWSKGDILRASDPRLEGNYVVEEMVLVLKIGLLCSHVNPVARPSMRRVMQFLNGDADLPNIPYDSASFGTFTSSETFDFLWSPPSSFVQSSDPSMSSTVSILKSG; encoded by the coding sequence ATGGCTACAGTTCTTAGATCACTTCATCTTCTGATGATTCTCTATATTTCCAGTATTCCCTTGAACTTTGCTCAAGATAAAAGCCAATTCATCTACAATGGCTTTAGTCAAGCCAATCTGCATCTTGACGGAATCGCAGAAATTCTCCCTAATGGTCTGTTGCAGCTAACCGATAGTTCAAACCAGAAACTTGGTCATGCTTTTTACCAACTTCCTATAAATTTCAGCACGAtttcttctctttcattttctacaaACTTTGTGTTTGCCATGGTTCCTCAAGAACAGGAACCAGAACTCGGTGGACATGGCATAGCCTTCACCATCAGTCCCTCGAGGAGCTTTAATGGTTTAGAAAGTCAATACCTAGGACTCTTCAATTATTCAAATAACGGCCTTACTTCCAACCACATATTGGCCGTCGAGCTCGATCCTGTTAAGAGTCCTGAATTTGAAGATATTGATAACCATGTGGGAATTGATGTGAATGACCTAAGATCACTTGAATCGGCTCCTGCAGCATACTATTCCAATGAAGAAAGGAGGAATATAAGCTTGGAGCTCCAAAGTGGGAATCGAATGCAACTTTGGATAGACTATGACGAAGCAGAAAAGTTGTTGAATGTAACACTGGCCCCAATTAGAACCCCAAAACCAGACTGCCCTCTCTTGTCAACGCCGATCAATCTGTCTAAGATCGTGTTGGAATCTATGTATGTTGGTTTCTCTGCTTCCACAGGATCAGTTTCAAGTCACCACTACATTCTTGGATGGAGCTTTAATAAAAGTGGGCAAGCACAAAGCCTCGACATTTCGAGACTCCCTACACTTCCCCCACGCAGGAAACAAATAGTATTGATCCGGGCTCTTCTCATAGTAGCAGTGGTTCTGCTGATAACGATAACTGGAGCTGCTTACTATTTTTGGAGGAAGAAATACGAGGAAGTACGTGAAGATTGGGAAAGTGAGTATGGTACTCACAGGTTCAGCTATAAGAGTCTCTACAAGGCAACCAAAGGTTTCAAAGCCAAAGAGATTATTGGAGAAGGAGGTTTTGGAAAGGTTTATAGAGGAACACTTCCTTCTAATGAGCAAATTGCAGTCAAAAGAGTCTCCCATGATTCCCAACAGGGGATGAAGGAATTTGTGGCTGAGATCATTAGCATGGGAAGATTGAGACATAGGAACTTGGTGCGGCTCTTGGGCTATTGCCGGCGCAGGGGAGAACTCCTCTTGATCTATGATTATATGCCTCATGGAAGCCTTGACAGATTCTTATACAGCAATGGAAGAAAACACCTTAACTGGCTTCAAAGATTTCGAATCCTCAGAGGAGTAGCATCTGGCCTTCTTTACCTCCACGAAGGGTGGGAACAGACTGTTATACACAGAGATATAAAAGCAGGCAATGTCCTATTAGATGCTGAAATGAATGGAAGGCTAGGTGATTTTGGCCTTGCTAGATTATATGACCatgacacaaattcacaaactaCGCTTGTGGCTGGGACTGTCGGTTATTTGGCTCCGGAGCTTACTAGAACGGGGAGGGCAACCACTTACACTGATGTGTATGCTTTTGGGGCTTTCATGCTAGAGGTCGCTTGTGGAAGGAAGCCAATAGAGCGAATGGGGATGCCTGAAGAATTAGTTTTGGTTGATTGGGTCTTCGAGTGCTGGAGCAAAGGAGATATCCTCCGTGCTAGTGATCCTAGATTGGAAGGTAATTATGTGGTGGAGGAAATGGTATTGGTTTTGAAAATAGGACTCCTGTGCTCACATGTAAATCCAGTTGCTAGGCCTAGCATGAGGCGAGTGATGCAGTTTTTGAATGGCGATGCTGATTTGCCGAATATTCCATATGACAGTGCTTCTTTTGGTACATTCACAAGTAGTGAAACATTCGATTTCTTATGGTCACCTCCGTCATCATTTGTCCAGTCTTCTGACCCTTCCATGTCTAGCACCGTTTCCATCCTTAAAAGTGGTTGA